One Fusobacterium ulcerans DNA segment encodes these proteins:
- the rpmB gene encoding 50S ribosomal protein L28 — translation MQRCEITGTGIISGNQISHSHRLTRRVWKPNLQVTTIVVNGSPVKVKVCSRTLKTLRGASEVEVMNILKANASTLSARLAKFLSK, via the coding sequence ATGCAAAGATGTGAAATCACAGGAACTGGAATTATCAGTGGTAACCAAATTTCTCACTCTCATAGACTTACTAGAAGAGTATGGAAACCAAACTTACAAGTTACTACTATCGTTGTAAACGGATCTCCAGTTAAAGTTAAAGTTTGTTCAAGAACTTTAAAAACTTTAAGAGGTGCCAGTGAAGTTGAAGTTATGAATATTTTAAAAGCTAATGCTTCTACTTTAAGTGCTAGACTTGCTAAATTCTTGAGCAAATAG